The Chryseolinea soli nucleotide sequence AAAAGTTCTGCCAATGGCTTTACGCTTCGCCTCCGGTTCGGTAAGGTCTTTCAACGCCGCGTAGAATTTCTCGCGCGCATCCACACCTTTGATGTTCAGGCCCATGTGCTGGTAGGAATCCAGCACTTGCTGGAACTCGTTCTTGCGCAGCAGCCCGTTGTCTACAAAAATACAATGCAGGTTCTTGCCAATAGCTTTGTGAATGAGGGTGGCCGCCACGGTCGAATCCACGCCGCCCGACAACGCCATCACTACCTGGTCGTTGCCCAGTTTAGCCTTCAGATCGGCGATGGTGCTTTCTACAAACTGGTCGGGCGTCCAATCCTGGGCACAGCCACAGATGTGGACCACGAAATTGCGCAGCAGGTTCTTGCCTTCGATGGTGTGCGTCACTTCGGGGTGAAATTGAATACCCCAAACGGCTTTGTCTTTTATTTTAAAGGCCGCCACCGCAACTGACGGGGTGGTGGCAATGATCTCAAAATTTGAAGGTACCGAAGCGATGGTGTCGGCGTGCGACATCCACACCTGGGTGTCAAGGGACATTTCTTTTAACAGGTCGTTGTGATGGTCTACGGTGGACAGGCGGGCCCGGCCATATTCCCGCATCTGGGATGGCAACACGTTGCCGCCTCCGAGGTGGGCAATCAGTTGGGCGCCATAGCACACTCCCAGCACGGGCACTTTTTCAAACGCAGAAAGGTCTACGCTGGGTGCACCGTTGTCACGCACCGAGCAGGGACTTCCCGAAAGGATCACGCCTTTGATGTCGGGGGTGAGTTTGGGGACTTTGTTGAAGGGGTGGATCTCGCAATACACGTTCAATTCTCTCACCCGGCGGGCGATCAATTGGGTGTATTGGGAACCGAAATCGAGGATCAGGATCTGTTGCGACATGGCTGCAAAGATAACAGAAGCCTCCGCGTGAGAACACCCGCGCCGCAAAAAATTCTAGGATCTGTAAATCAATGATTTAGCCCTTACCACTGCATAGACATGATGCCCACCGAAACCCCCACCGCCGAGAAACTGCTGTAGTTGTAGTCGTTGCTCTTGTTGGTGGAATAATCGTAATGGACGGCAGCCATCAACCCGATGCGCTTCCGTGTGCTGATGCGCAACAAAATACCGGCTTCCGGGCGGGCCAAAAAGCCCCAGGCCGCATGCTGGTCTTTATAAATATTGTAGAAAACCGTGTACTTATTCTGATTTGCGCCCAATCCCATCCCCACATAGCTGAAGAAGCGTTCGTTGGTGCTCTTGTGAAAATAATACTGGCCGCTGGCAGCAAAAGACAGTTGGTAGATGTAGTTGAAGTAGTCGGTGGTGATCGCCCCGGCCTCTTGCTGAAAGGTTTGCGTGGGTTTGTACTCGCTAAAGGTAGCCCAGCTCACGTCCAAACCCGCCGAAAACTGGCGTTGCGATCCGAAGACAGCCCTGTACCCGCCCCGGAAGCCCCGGGTGGAGGTGGAGCCGATCCAGTTCGTGTTGGTCATCGGCGTGTTGATGTCCCAGTTCACAAAGAAGTAATTGTCTTGCGCCTGCACCAGCCCGCATCCACAGGCCAGCGCGATGATGATCGCTATCTTTTTCATGTTATCTGCCGATGTAAGGTGATTGATGGAAAGCCTGGTCGACGGCGTCGAGGGACTGCTGGACCAGGTTGATGGTGCTATACACGTCGCCCATGTAGGCCGTCCAGAGCACCCTCACCTTTTTGTCGGCGCCGATGTTTTTCAGGTCCACGATCTCGACCACCAGGGCACCCGTGTTTTGTGCATAGGTAGTGATGTAAGGATAATTATAATAGGATCCGTAATAGCCGTAGTAGGATGGATAATAATAGCTGGGATAGACCACCTGTTGAAACAGGTTGTAGTCGTTCACCACATACACGTTGATGCCCAGGTCGGGGTTGGCGTTCTTTTCCACACGGGTGTAGCCCACCT carries:
- a CDS encoding DUF4136 domain-containing protein translates to MKKTVFLFALVVALAWACEPTPDSMKLLDQLVVQTHYDTEVNFTDYATYSISTDTIGFISNANPNDTILTEHDTPGYPRPVLTQVGTNLNKVGYTRVEKNANPDLGINVYVVNDYNLFQQVVYPSYYYPSYYGYYGSYYNYPYITTYAQNTGALVVEIVDLKNIGADKKVRVLWTAYMGDVYSTINLVQQSLDAVDQAFHQSPYIGR
- the guaA gene encoding glutamine-hydrolyzing GMP synthase gives rise to the protein MSQQILILDFGSQYTQLIARRVRELNVYCEIHPFNKVPKLTPDIKGVILSGSPCSVRDNGAPSVDLSAFEKVPVLGVCYGAQLIAHLGGGNVLPSQMREYGRARLSTVDHHNDLLKEMSLDTQVWMSHADTIASVPSNFEIIATTPSVAVAAFKIKDKAVWGIQFHPEVTHTIEGKNLLRNFVVHICGCAQDWTPDQFVESTIADLKAKLGNDQVVMALSGGVDSTVAATLIHKAIGKNLHCIFVDNGLLRKNEFQQVLDSYQHMGLNIKGVDAREKFYAALKDLTEPEAKRKAIGRTFIEVFDEEAHLIQDVKWLGQGTIYPDVIESVSVNGPSQTIKSHHNVGGLPEKMKLKIVEPLNTLFKDEVRIVGKTLGIDPTILGRHPFPGPGLGIRILGDITADKVRILQEVDSIFIGGLRESGLYDKVWQAGAMLLPVQSVGVMGDERTYERVVSLRAVTSTDGMTADWAHLPYEFLANVSSDIINKVKGVNRVVYDISSKPPATIEWE
- a CDS encoding outer membrane beta-barrel protein encodes the protein MKKIAIIIALACGCGLVQAQDNYFFVNWDINTPMTNTNWIGSTSTRGFRGGYRAVFGSQRQFSAGLDVSWATFSEYKPTQTFQQEAGAITTDYFNYIYQLSFAASGQYYFHKSTNERFFSYVGMGLGANQNKYTVFYNIYKDQHAAWGFLARPEAGILLRISTRKRIGLMAAVHYDYSTNKSNDYNYSSFSAVGVSVGIMSMQW